In Vidua macroura isolate BioBank_ID:100142 chromosome 7, ASM2450914v1, whole genome shotgun sequence, a single genomic region encodes these proteins:
- the LOC128809742 gene encoding maestro heat-like repeat-containing protein family member 6 produces the protein MIPYSGQLFVALLFHVVISTQLMPPEEVDNFWRACREEHRLPSKPNRFAVQAMKALLCRLRCDNEVMAMERKGGWKMLLCARTQHYAMGLLAREMRRIFIPLCSLIALHLLKWLRREEPCWDLPFLAFLVEVLECLDTTKCGESMLEIMSRHLQSKCRERRRLALRGLVVLSKDPSMARRMCSLSQNLVELLGDAHGYVVSMSLSVLTNILENEHILISSTTAPKLAEALLPLFDRDNIHMQLVSLNLFFKVMDLVVNKGKKPLKRIVRQSLLPLFFHCHDENQRVAKASRELLLCAARFLKRRKLKRLLEREKMFKFGKCLLAEDRSRAAEHLRRALPYLQSPQEPLREAAVRFMGSARVLLRGQQEELQVLNEAIQAQRKGTTSHWSRNIHAQFTSRAEELSSSSGSSESES, from the exons ATGATCCCTTATTCTGGGCAACTGTTTGTGGCTCTACTCTTCCATGTTGTCATCAGCACACAGCTGATGCCACCAGAGGAGGTTGATAACTTCTGGAGAGCATGCCGGGAGGAACACCGCCTTCCCAGCAAGCCCAACAG gtttgcagtgcaggccATGAAGGCTCTGCTCTGCCGACTGCGGTGTGACAATGAGGTGATGGCTATGGAGCGCAAGGGTggctggaaaatgctgctgtgtgctCGCACCCAGCACTATGCCatgggtctgctggccag gGAGATGCGGCGTATCTTTATCCCCTTGTGTTCCCTCATTGCATTACATCTACTCAAGTGGCTCCGCAgggaggagccgtgctgggatctgcccttcctggcattccttgtggag gtcctcgagTGCCTGGACACGACTAAATGTGGTGAGAGCATGCTGGAGATTATGTCAAGGCACCTGCAGAGCAAGTGCAGGGAGCGGCGTCGCCTGGCACTCAGAGGCCTCGTGGTGCTCAGCAAGGATCcctcgatg GCCAGAAGAATGTGCAGTCTGTCTCAAAACcttgtggagctgctgggggatgcACATGGATATGTTGTCAGCATGAGCCTCTCTGTGCTCACCAATATACTTGAGAACGAACACATCCTGATATCCAGCACCACCGCCCCGAAGCTGGCTGAGGCACTCCTGCCACTCTTTGACCGT GACAACATCCATATGCAGCTGGTCTCCCTAAACCTCTTCTTCAAGGTGATGGACTTGGTAGTGAACAAGGGGAAAAAGCCCCTGAAGAGGATTGTGAGGCAGAGCCTGCTGCCTCTCTTCTTTCATTGCCATGATGAGAATCAGCGTGTGGCAAAG gcctCTCGGGAACTGCTACTTTGTGCAGCAAGGTTCCTGAAGAGAAGGAAGCTCAAGCGACTACTTGAGAGAGAGAAGATGTTCAAGTTCGGCAAATGCCTG ctggcagaggacaggagccgagcggccgagcacctgcgccgggccctgccctacctgcagagcccacaggagcccctgcgagaggcggccgtcaggttcatgg GGTCCGCAAGGGTACTCTTGAGggggcagcaggaagagctcCAGGTCCTCAATGAgg
- the LOC128809922 gene encoding LOW QUALITY PROTEIN: circadian locomoter output cycles protein kaput-like (The sequence of the model RefSeq protein was modified relative to this genomic sequence to represent the inferred CDS: inserted 1 base in 1 codon; deleted 1 base in 1 codon; substituted 1 base at 1 genomic stop codon): protein MAASPGSRELSGVTGTTAPNVGSCVDQPRPPGGDRWTEPQGDRELFPEGELLLQALNGFAIATTGDGYIIYISPAVWDYLGFHQSDLIYQSVYEMIHAGDRAVFRRQLHRTPLHAADSECSATSSPQHLHAEKQSLVERSFTCRFRCLLDNSLGFLALNFHTITGCLKFLLGQQKSAADKSPVALFAIATLLQPLSILELQTKTLIFQTKHKLDFTPMACDSRRKVVLGYTEVELCRRGSGYQFVHAADIMHCAEHHVRMMKTGESGLTVFRLLTKRRSWVWVQANARLVYKRXMPDCIIARQXALSNEEGEEHLQKRNLQLPFSFATGEAVLCGNDLPGFFDSFQAKEELQVQANSKSEQRLVDPSSLLGAMMKQDASVYNSHADNVPQVSLLALIPEPDGLTQKEDVSRAKEDSNSLLVVIETLFEKSEVDGNVCQTLKVDSTELQQWEEALLSLGVEEEPLAQGLGQRPGTKVTSYIEQMLPREGVGKSLDFPHCHEENSAMAHFQRCWAAGSAFPAQPQAAGTWGGQGAVGSVGSVASVTSEGSFAQPEQQAGAAPQRSHGAGPVHHSGLLLNSSMDPSTHEMDCVVLSKCHYGNSLFRHESNFLRDAAKPGLGLHVNQEPCLEKPPAAVSSSGTRQRSSKSFGKDVTKHFKKLSSIEGSQGSRVLSKICNSTVVVRGYANEAESFRLADAPGKRSRAETRKSDRESDKCRHNPSPRETQLLMPPLLSRQCQSPPGGKKPLDHGIPGSRRNFRTP, encoded by the exons ATGGCAGCAAGTCCTGGGAGCCGAGAGCTCTCAGGTGTCACTGGGA CTACAGCTCCAAACGTTGGCAGCTGCGTGGATCAGCCCAGACccccaggaggggacagatggacagagccGCAGGGTGACAGGGAGCTGTTTCCTGAGGGGGAGCTACTGCTGCAG GCACTCAATGGATTTGCCATCGCCACGACTGGAGACGGCTACATCATCTATATCTCCCCTGCCGTGTGGGACTACTTGGGCTTCCACCAG TCGGATCTCATCTACCAGAGTGTGTACGAGATGATCCATGCGGGCGACAGGGCCGTCTTCCGCCGCCAGCTGCACAGGACCCCACTGCATGCTGCTGACAGTGA ATGCAGCGCCACGtccagcccccagcacctccaTGCTGAGAAGCAATCCTTGGTGGAGAGGAGCTTCACCTGCCGCTTCCGCTGCCTGCTGGATAACTCCTTGGGATTCTTG GCCTTGAATTTCCAC ACCATTACAGGGTGCCTGAAGTTCCTTCTTGGGCAGCAAAAGTCAGCAGCAGACAAGTCCCCAGTTGCTCTCTTTGCCATTGCCACactcctccagcctctctccaTCCTGGAGCTCCAGACCAAAACACTGATCTTCCAGACAAAGCACAAGCTGGACTTCACTCCCATGGCCTGTGATTCCCG GaggaaggttgtcctgggaTACACAGAAGTGGAGCTGTGCAGAAGAGGGTCCGGATACCAGTTTGTTCATGCGGCTGACATTATGCACTGCGCAGAGCACCACGTGAGAA tgATGAAGACAGGGGAGAGCGGGCTGACAGTATTCCGGCTGCTGACCAAGAGGAGAAGCTGGGTGTGGGTGCAGGCCAACGCACGGCTGGTGTACAAAC TGATGCCCGACTGCATCATCGCCCGTCAGTGAGCCCTGTC GAATGAAGAAGGGGAGGAACATCTCCAGAAGAGAAACTTGCAGCTGCCTTTCAGCTTTGCCACAGGGGAAGCAGTCTTGTGTGGGAATGACCTTCCTGGGTTCTTTGACTCGTTCCAAGCCAAGGAGGAGTTGCAGGTGCAAGCAAACTCCAAGTCAGAGCAGCGCTTGGTAGACCCCAGCTCTCTCCTTGGGGCCATGATGAAGCAGGATGCATCCGTATACAATTCCCACGCTGATAACGTGCCTCAGGTCTCCCTGCTAGCTCTCATCCCTGAGCCTGATGGGCTGACTCAGAAGGAGGATGTCAGCAGGGCCAAGGAGGACAGCAACTCCCTCCTGGTGGTCATCGAAACCCTCTTTGAGAAGAGTGAGGTGGATGGAAACGTCTGCCAGACCCTAAAGGtggacagcacagagctgcagcagtgggaggaggctctgctcagcctgggggtAGAGGAGGAGCCACTAGCtcaggggcttggccagaggcCGGGCACCAAGGTGACATCCTATATAGAGCAGATGCTCCCCAGGGAGGGTGTTGGAAAGAGCCTGGACTTCCCACACTGCCATGAGGAAAACAGTGCTATGGCTCACTTCCAGCGCTGCTGGGCAGCTGgttcagcattcccagcacagccccaggcagcgGGCACATGGGGAGGCCAGGGGGCTGTGGGCTCCGTGGGCTCCGTAGCCTCCGTTACCTCTGAGGGCAGCTTtgcccagccagagcagcag gctggggcagctcctcagaggagccatggggcagggccagTGCACCACAGCGGACTCCTGCTGAACTCCAGCATGGATCCCAGCACCCACGAGATGGACTGCGTTGTGCTGTCCAAGTGCCACTATGGAAACAGCCTTTTTAGGCATGAGAGCAACTTCCTGAGGGATGCTGCTAAA CCTGGTTTGGGGCTCCATGTGAACCAGGAGCCCTGTCTTGAAAAGCCACCAGCAGCTGTGAGCTCTTCTGGTACCCGCCAG agATCATCCAAATCCTTTGGAAAAGATGTTACCAAGCACTTCAAGAAGCTCAGCAGCATTGAAGGGTCTCA gggctccagggtgctcagcaagATCTGCAACTCCACTGTGGTGGTGCGTGGCTATGCAAATGAagcagaaagcttt CGCCTGGCCGACGCCCCTGGAAAAAGGAGCCGGGCggaaacaaggaagtcggatAGAGAAAGCGACAAGTGTCGCCACAAT CCGTCACCGCGGGAGACACAGCTGCTGATGCCGCCACTGCTGAGTCGTCAGTGCCAGAGTCCACCCGGTGGGAAAAAGCCCTTGGACCACGGCATCC CAGGGAGTAGACGCAACTTCCGCACACCCTGA
- the LOC128809744 gene encoding uncharacterized protein LOC128809744 yields MLGALHETSRASLSFLLLQMFRQFLHIQRRKTSSTAAAGAAEPESGLTGLQAEPDGSPDSAERSEDSETSETETWAKAHLMSMTEDVAITNTKTRETQGLTNTDTMPAPTMIHAPTMDFFEESAVPSHQQQQVPAKVKNIHQSLMSHVSVDARLQMDIVRLAEEHPADVVLTLLRCAPTCDRAAAMMWRAIGSSGPALEKALPTLLCVMEDWPLHTMCTSNGDNKDLFALAATLVIWLIVPECHETIVLYSSRLFVALLSHVVITTQQMPPEEVDNFWRACGEERRLPSKPNRSQSSCPSRALVASGSAPSVTWALLCTQVCSAGHEGSALPTAV; encoded by the exons atgCTTGGAGCACTCCATGAAACATCCCGGGCTTCCctgtcctttcttctcctgcagatgttccggCAGTTCCTGCACATTCAGCGTAGGAagaccagcagcacagcagctgcgggCGCAGCCGAGCCTGAATCGGGGCTGAccgggctccaggcagagcccgaTGGCAGCCCAGATTCGGCTGAGCGCTCAGAAGACTCTGAGacctcagagactgaaacctgGGCAAAGGCTCATCTCATGTCAATGACTGAGGACGTGGCcatcacaaacaccaaaaccagagagactCAGGGCCTTACAAATACTGACACCATGCCTGCTCCAACTATGATTCATGCTCCCACTATGGATTTTTTCGAGGAGAGTGCTGTtccttctcaccagcagcagcag gtgccagccaaggtgaagaacatccaccagagtctcatgtcccacgtctctgtggatgccaggctgcaaatggacattgtgaggctggcagaagaacaccctgctgacgtggtgctgaccctcctgcgctgtgccccaacgtgtgacag agctgctgcaatgatgtggagagccataggctcatcgggaccagcactggagaaagcgctgccaacactgctctgtgtgatggaggactggcctCTGCACACAATGTGCACCTCCAATGGGGACAACAAGGAcctttttgccctggct gcaactcTGGTGATCTGGCTGATTGTGCCTGAGTGCCACGAGACCATCGTCCTTTATTCCTCCCGcctgtttgtggctctgctctcccatgttgtcatcaccacacagcagatgccaccagAGGAAGTTGATAACTTCTGGAGAGCATGCGGGGAGGAACGCCGCCTTCCCAGCAAGCCCAACAGGTCccagtcctcctgtccttcccgtgcccttgtggccagcggcagtgctcccagtgtgacctgggctttgctctgcacacaggtttgcagtgcaggccATGAAGGATCTGCTCTGCCGACTGCAGTGTGA